A window of Phenylobacterium sp. NIBR 498073 genomic DNA:
TCGTCGACCACCCAAGCCAGGCGACCGTCCTTCTCCAGGCGGGCTCGCAGCATCGGATAGAGCTTGGCCAGGTGCGTCACATCGCCCACGGCGTAGACCAGCTGGGCGTCGGTCAGCGGCCGCCGCGCCCAATCGGTGAAGCGCGACGACTTGTCGATTTCGACCTTGAGCATCTGGCGGACCAGGGCGTCATAGGCGATCTGCTCGCCGAACCCGGCGGCCATGCCGGCCACCTGGGTATCGAACAGCGGCGTCGGCATCGCATTGAGGTTGTTGAAGATTTCAACATCCTGGCGCGCGGCGTGAAAGACCTTCTCGATCTTCGGATCGCGCAGAATCTCCAGGAACGGCTCCAGGTCGATGCCGTCGGCCAGCGGGTCGATCACAGCCTCGGCGTTCGGCGCGGCGGCCTGGATCAGGCACAGCTTCGGCCAGTAGGTCGTCTCGCGCATGAACTCGGTGTCCACGGCGACGAAAGGCTGGTCTTTGATCTTGTCGCAGAACGCCTGGAGGTCGGCGGTAGTTGTAATCGGCGTCATCAAGTAGCTATACGCTCGCGCAGGGCCGAGTCTGCAAGCGCCCGATGCGCGCAGCGGCCAATTTCTAGTCGTCCTAGCACCAAAGGCGTCACATGACCGACCGGCCCAATGGCCTCACCTACGCCCAGGCCGGCGTCGACATCGATGCCGGAAACGCCCTGATAGAGCGTATCAAGCCTCTGGCCAAGGCGACGCGTCGTCCCGGCGCCGATGCGGCGCTTGGAGGCTTCGGCGCGCTGTTCGATCTGAAGGCGGCCGGTTACGAGGACCCGCTGCTGGTCACGACGACCGACGGCGTCGGCACCAAGCTGAAGATCGCCATCGACACCGACCAGCACGACACCGTCGGGATCGACCTCGTCGCCATGTGCGTCAACGACCTGTTGGCCCAAGGCGCCGAGCCGCTGATGTTCCTGGACTACTTCGCGACCGGGAAGCTGGACGTCGACGCCGCCGCGCGCGTGGTCGCCGGCATCGCCGAAGGCTGCACCCAGGCCGGCGCGGCGCTGGTCGGCGGCGAAACCGCTGAAATGCCGGGCATGTACTCGGAAGGCGACTACGACCTGGCCGGCTTCTGCGTCGGCGCGGTCGATCGCGGCGGCGTGCTACCCAAGCTGGACGCCCAGCAGCCCGGCGACATCCTGATCGGCCTCGGCTCGTCCGGCCCGCATTCCAACGGCTACTCGCTGGTCCGCCGGATCGTCGAACGCTCCGGCCTGGCCTGGGACGCGCCGGCCCCGTTCGAGGAAGGCAAGACCCTGGCCCAGGCGCTGATGGCGCCGACCAAGATCTACATCAAGAGCGTGCTGCCCCAGATCAAGAAGGGCCGCATCAAGGGCTGCGCCCACATCACCGGCGGCGGTTTGATCGAGAACCCGCCCCGCGCCATCGCCGAGGGCCTGGTCCCGAAGTTCGACTGGAACGCCTGGACCATGCCGCCCGTCTTCCAGTGGCTGTCCGAGGTCGGCGGCGTCGCCGAGCACGAGATGCGCCGCACCTTCAACTGCGGCGTCGGCCTGATCCTGATCGTCGCTCCGCACGATCTGCCCGACGTTCTGGATGGCCTGCTGCACGCCGGCGAGGACGCTTTCGTCTGCGGCGAGCTCGCGGCCGCCTAGGGAGATCAAGGGGGAGCTACTCCCCCTTGAACACCGCCGTGCGCTTCTGATTGAAGGCCGCTACGCCCTCGCGGCGATCCTTGGTCTTGAACAGGCGGTTGTACTCGACCAGTTCCAGCGCCATGGCCTTGTCCAAGGGCAAGGCCGCCCCGCCGCGGACAACCTTCTTGAGGGCCTTGACCGACAAAGGCGCCTTGCCGGCGATCACCCGTGCGCGCTCCAGCACCTGCGGCATGAGTTCGTCGGGTGGAACCACATGATTGACCAGGCCAAAGTCCAGCGCCTGGGCCGCATCGATCGGCAGACCGGACATCAAGAGCTCGGCCGCCCGGCGCTCGCCAGCGGCGCGGACAATGTACTGGGTGCCGCCGAGCCCCGGAATGATGCCAAGCCCCACTTCCGGCAGGCCGAGCCGCGCCGTCTGCGAGGCCCAGGCAAAATCGCAAGCCAGCGCCATCTCACAGCCGCCGCCCATGGCTGCGCCGTTGACCGCCGCGATGATCGGGAACGGACAGGACAGTTGCGCGCGGATCATCGCCTCGAACATGACGTGCTGATCGGACCAGGCCTGGTCGCTCATGCCGTCGCGTTCTTTCAGGTCGGCGCCGGCGCAGAAGAACCGGCCCGCGCCTGTCAGCACCGCCACCCGCACCGAGGCATCCTTGGCGAGCGCGGTCCAGAGCGCGAGCAGCTCCTCGCCCATGGCGGTGTTCAGCGCATTGGCGGCGTCCGGCCGGCTGAGGGTGACGACCTTGACCCCTGGAGACGGCTCACTGACCTCGATCGTACTGCTCATCGTCCCTCCGGTCCGGCCACGACGCCGGCGTCATGCAATCTGGCGATCTCTCCGCCCGACATTCCAAGCACCTCGGCCAAGACTTCGTCGGTGTGCTGGCCAAGGCGCGCAGCGCCGCCGGCCGGCCGCCGCTCCTCCTGGGGAATGGTCCCGGCAAAGCCCGCTGTCGGATAGGTCCGGCCGCTGGGATGGGTCGCCTCGGCGAAGATCGGGTTGCCCTTGATCAGCCGCGGGTCCTCCGCCGCCGCGCTCATCGGCTGATATGGCCCCCAGCAGACCCCTTCCTTGTCGAAGGCGGGCTTCAGCTCGGCCAGGCTCTTGCGGGCGAACGCCGCCTCGAACAGCGGAAACAGCCGTGCGCGGTGATCGAAGCGCAGGCCCTCGTCGGCGGCGAAACTGACGCCGAGCTCGGCTTCAAGGGCGGCGACCGGCCCTTCGATCTCCAGGACCTGGGTCAGCCCCTTCCACTGCCGCGGCGTGATGGCCACCAGCATGATCCGTTGGCCGCCCTTCAGCAGGAAGTCGCGGCCGAAGGCGCCGAACAGGTCGTTGCCCATCCGCTGCCGGTCCTGACCGCCGAGGCTCTCGGCGAGATAGCCGAGGTTGGCCATGGTCGTGCCGGCGATGTCCGACAGCGGGATGCGGATCTCGCGCCCCTTGCCGTCCCTCTGACGGGCGTGCAGCGCCGAGACCAGGGCGAACGCCGCATAGGCGCCGGTCAGCAGGTCCCAAGCCGGCAGGACGTTGTTCACAGGCCGTGGCTCTTCCGGGAAGCCATTCAGCATCGGCACGCCGACCGCGCTGTTGACGGTGTAATCGACGGCCGGGCCGCCATCGGCCCAGCCCATCACCCGCGCGCAGATCAGATCGGGTCTCACCGCGCTCAATTTCTCATAGGATAGAAAGCCTTCGACCGGAAAGTTGGTGACGAAAACACCGCCCTCCTCGCCCGGGGCGGCAGCCAGCCGCGCCGCCAGTTCGCGGCCCTCGGGCCGGGACAGATCGATGGCGATGGACTTCTTGGCCTTGTTCAGCCCTTCCCAATAGAGGCTCTCGCCGCCTTCGCTGAGCGGCCAGCGGCGAAAGTCCGGGCCGCCGCCGATGTTGTCGAACCGGATAACCTCAGCGCCCAGTTGCGCCAGATAGAGCCCGCAGGTCGGTCCGGCGACGAAAGCCGAACCTTCGACCACGCGCAGGCCCTTCAGAAGATCGTACATCCCGCGGCCCTCAAAACGATTTCGGCATGCCCAGCACGTGGGTGCCCACGTGGCTGAGGATCAGGTTCGTGGAGATCGGAGCCACCTGGTAGAGTCGGGTCTCGCGGAACTTGCGTTCGATGTCGTAGTCCTCGGCGAAGCCGAAGCCGCCGTGGGTCTGGATCGCCGTATCGGCCGCGAACCACGAGGCCTCCGAAGCCAGCATCTTGGCCATGTTGGCTTCGGTGCCGCAGGGCTGGCCCGCGTCGAACATCGCCGCGGCCTTGTCGACCATCAGCGCGGCGGCGGTCACCTGGACGTGCGCCCGGGCGATCGGGAACTGGACGCCCTGGTTCTGGCCGATCGGCCGGCCGAAGACCTCTCGCTCGGTGGCGTAGCGGCTGGCGCGGTCCACAAAGAAGCGTCCGTCGCCGATGCATTCCGAAGCGATCAGAATGCGCTCGGCGTTCATCCCGTCGAGGATGTAGCGGAATCCCTTGCCCTCCTCGCCGACCAGGTTCGCCGCCGGAACCCGCAAGCCGTCAAAAAACAGCTCCGTCGTGGCATGATTGAGCATGGTCCTCACGGGGCGGATGGTCAGGCCGTTGCCGACCGCCTCGCGCAGATCAACGAGCAGGACGCTCATCCCGTCGGAAGGCTTGGCCGCATCCTCGCGCGCCGTCGTGCGGCACAGCAGCACCATCAGATCGGAATGCTCGGCGCGGCTGATCCAGAGCTTCTGCCCGCTCACCACGTAATGGTCGCCCTCGCGTCGCGCGAAGGTGGAGATGCGCGTCGTGTCGGTCCCCGCCGTCGGCTCAGTGACGCCGAAGGCCTGCAGGCGCAGTTCCCCGGATGCGATCTTCGGCAGGTAGGCCTGCTTCTGGGCCTCGCTGCCGTGCTTGAGGATCGTGCCCATGGTGTACATCTGGGCGTGGCAGGCGCCGCCGTTGCAGCCCGAGCGATGGACTTCCTCGAGAACGGCCGTCGCGGCGGCCAGGCCAAGCCCGGACCCGCCGTAGGTCTCCGGGATCAGGACCGACAGGAACCCCGCCTCGGTCAGCGCGGCTACGAACTCCTTGGGATAGGCGCGCTCGCGATCACGCTCGCGCCAGTATTCGCCGGGAAACTGGGCGCACAGCTTGCGCACGGCCTCACGGATCTCAGGAAAATTCTCCGTTCCGCTCAAGCCCGCCTCCACCAACGCACAAGGTCCGGCTCCAGCTAGCCGAAAGCTCTCCGAGGGGAAAGCCATGCCGCAACGTCACCGACGGCTTGAACAAGCTTAAGTGTTCGCGCCCGAAAACTAGAGCGAACTCAAATACAACTTCCGAGAATTTGCGAATCGTTAACCAAGTTCTGGCGGAACTTCAGTGCGCTTGCGTTGTTCGAACCGGCATGGACAGCATGAACCGCAATGAACGCTTGCATAGGGAGGCCGTCAGCCTCTGGCGCGCGTTGAGCGCCGACCCGCCGCCAAGAGGTCTGCGCGGCGAACGCCTGCTGGATGCCGCGCTGCACCTGAAGATGGCCGACAAATACGACCGCTTTCATTCGCCGCACCTGCGACCGAGCCAGATCGTTCGTCCTCGCTGACTCCGGATAAGAGAAGGCCCCGCCCGGCGTGCGCCGAACGGGGCCTGTCATGCGGCTGGTCCGCTGGGGGGACCGGAGTGGGGCTCGTGGCCGCGCTTGTTCAACGCGGCTGAGGCCCAGCCGTTCCCAAGTCAGCCGACGATCTGATCGTCGGTGAAGAACTGGGCGATTTCGATCTTGGCGTTGTCCAGGCTGTCCGAGCCGTGAACCGAGTTTTCGCCGACGTTCAGGGCGAACAGCTTGCGGATCGTGCCGTCAGCGGCCTGTTCCGGGTTGGTCGCGCCCATGACTTCGCGGTACTTCGCGACGGCGCCTTCGCCTTCCAGGACCTGCACGACGACCGGCGCCGAGGTCATGGTTTCAACCAGCTCGCCGTAGAACGGGCGCTCAGCGTGCACTTCGTAGAACTTCTTGGCCTGAGCTTCGGTCATCTGGATGCGGCGTTGAGCGACGATGCGCAGGCCGGCGCCTTCGATCACGGCGTTGATCTGGCCGGTCAGGTTCCGCTTGGTCGCATCCGGCTTGATGATCGAGAAGGTGCGTTCGGTCATGTGATTTGCTTGTCTTATTCTTGGGGAGGCGCGGGTCCCGCGCGGGTGGCGGGCTTATAACCGCCCGATGTGACGACGCCAAGCGCACGACGGTCGCCTTGTACGGCGGTCTCTGCTAAGGCCCCGCCCTCCCATGCTGCAGATCAACGACCTTACCTTCGACTCCTGGGGCCGCCGCTTCTTCGACCATGCGAGCGTCAGCATACCCGTGGGCGCCAAGGTCGGCCTGGTCGGACGCAACGGCGTGGGCAAGTCCACGCTGTTCAAGCTGATCCTCGACCAGCTGCACGCCGGCGACGGCGAGATCGGCTATCCGAAGCAGGCCCGCATCGGCTCGGTCGATCAGGAACATCCGGCCACCCCCGTGCCGTTGATCGACACGGTGCTGGCCGCCGACGAGGAGCGCGCCGCGCTGCTGCACGAGCTGGAGACCGCCGATCCCGAGCGGATGGGCGACATCTACGGCCGGCTGTCGGAAATCGGCGCCGACCGCGCGCCGAGCCGGGCGGCGGAAATTCTCTCCGGCCTCGGCTTCTCGAACGATGACCTCACCCGCCCGATGGCGGAGTTCTCGGGCGGGTGGCGCATGCGGGTGGCCTTGGCCGCCGCGCTGTTCGCCGAGCCTGACCTGCTGCTGCTGGACGAACCGACCAACTACCTCGACCTGGAAGGCGCGCTCTGGCTGGAAAACCGGCTGAAGAAATACCCGTATACGGCGGTGATCATCAGCCACGACCGCGAGATCCTGAACAACAGCTGCGACCACATCCTGCACCTGCTCGACGGCAAGCTGACCCTGTATGTCGGCGGCTACGACCAGTTCGAGCGCCAGCGCGAGGAAAAGGCCCGCCTGCAGGAAGCCACCAAGGCCAAGGTCGAAGCGCAACGCGCCCACCTTCAGTCCTTCGTCGACCGGTTCCGCGCCAAAGCGTCGAAGGCGACCCAGGCCCAGTCGCGCCTGAAGATGCTGGCCAAGCTGCCGCCGGTGTCGGCGGTGGTCATCGAGCACACCGCCCCGTTTCTCCTGCCTTCCCCCGAGCGTCCGCTGGCGCCGCCGCTGGTGCGGCTGGAGGGTGTCGCCACCGGCTATGCTGACGGCCCGCCGATCCTCAAAGGGCTGAACCTGCGGCTCGACCTGGACGACCGCATCGGCCTGCTCGGGGTCAACGGCGCCGGCAAGTCGACGTTCGCCAAGCTGGTCGCCGGCGCGCTGGAGCCGCTTGCCGGCGAGCTTAAGCGCTCGGCCCGGCTGAAGGTAGGCTGGTTCCACCAGCATCAGATCGAGGCCCTAGACCCGAACGACACCCCGCTGGACATCATCCGCCGCGAAATGCCCGAGGCGTCCGAGGCCAGCCGTCGCTCGCGCCTGGCGCAGTATGGGCTCGGACACGAGAAGGTGGAGACCTCAGTCGCCAACCTGTCCGGCGGCGAGCGCGCGCGCCTGCTGCTCAATCTGGTCGCCGCCGAGAAGCCGCACCTGCTGATCCTCGACGAACCGACCAACCACCTCGACATCGACAGCCGCCGGGCCCTGCTCGATGCGCTGAACGACTACGAGGGCGCCGTGATCCTGATCACTCACGATCGCTCGCTGATGGAACTGGTCGCCGACCGCCTCTGGCTGGCCTCGGATGGAACCATCGCCCCGTACGACGGGGACATGGATGACTACGCCAGGTTCGTCATCGAGCGCGCCAAGCAGGCCGGTAAGGCGCCCACCCAGGTGCGCGAAGCCGAGCCCGTCGCTCCCGCCAAGCCGCCGCCGGCGACCAGGGCCAAGGCGCCGACCGGCACCGCCCGCCGTCGCGCCGAGGCCGCCGAGGCTTCGCTGGCCCGCGCCAGCCAGGCGCTGGCCCGCATCGACGCTGCGCTCACCGACCCGAAGGTGTTCAGCGAAAACCCCGCCAAGGCCGCCGAACTCGGCCGGCAACGGGCTGCGGCCGAGGCCGCGCTGGAGGCGGCCGAACAGGAATGGTTGGAGGCGACCGAAGCCTACGAGGCGATGAAGGGCGAGGGCTAGAGCCCCTTCCCCTGCCGGCCGAGCCGCCTATGGTTGCGGCATGCCTCCCGCCGACGCGACCTCGCCCCCCGAACCTGGCCAGCGCCGTCTCGCTCCACGCATTCGCGCCCGGCTGCACGAGCTCTATTTCGGGAAGTCCGAACGGTCGGTGCGCTTCCGCCTGACCGTGATCGCGATCGATTTCGTGATGATCGCGTTCTTCATCGCCGCGCCGCTGCTGCGCGACACCCCGGCCTTCCTGTTCATCGACTACGCCATGGCGCTGGTGCTGGCGACTGACCTGGTGGCGCGGGCGCTGGCGAGCGACAACCTGGCCGCCTGGATTCGGCGGCCGGTGACCTGGATCGACCTGTTCGTCCTGGTCACGCTGCTGTTTCCGCTTTGGCTGTTCAACCTGGCCTTCCTGCGGGTGCTGCGGCTCTGGACCCTCGTCCACTCCGAGTTCTTCTGGGACACAGTCGGCCGCCGCTACAACGAGACTCGCTGGGAAGACGTGATCCGCGCGGCTTCGACGCTGATCACCTTCATCTTCATCATGACCGGGTTCGTCTATACGAGCTTCGCGCGCACCGAGGGCATCGGCGGCTACATCGACGCGCTCTACTTCACCATCGCGACCCTGACGACCACCGGCTTCGGCGACATCACCCTGCCCGGGGCCTGGGGCCGGGTGATCTCGATCGTGACCATGCTGACCGGGATCACGCTGTTCGTGCGCCTGGCCCAGGCCCTCTTCCGGCCCTACAAGATCCGCTTCACCTGCCCCACCTGCGGCTTACGCAGGCACGACGTGGACGCCGTCCACTGCAAGGCGTGCGGCGAGCTGCTCAACATTCCGAACGACGACGAGGTCTAGAATCGTGCCCGAGGAAGCCCGCCTGATCTATCTGCTGGGGGTGCTGGTGCTGCTCGCGCCCGCGGGCATGGCGGCGTTGCGCCGCCTGCTTCGCAAGCGCGACAAGCCCTAGAGCGCGCGCGCCAGGCGCAGGTTCTCGGCGTGCTCGGCCTGCGCGCGGCGCAGGTTGATTTCCAGCGACAGGCTGTCCTGGCCGTCTTCGACCACGGCTTCGATCATGGTTTCGGCGACATCGGCGTCGTCGAACGGGGACGCGACTTCGAACGGTTGGTTCGGCATCGGAGGACCTCCTTGGCTGGTTGGTGAAATTGTTAAGCAAAGCTTGACGACAACCAAGCCCTTTCGCGTAACAGGCGCGTGAAATTCACCCGGTTTCACAGCAACTTGAGCGGTCAGGCGCCGCGCCGAGGCCAGGCGCCCCTCTGATGCGGCGCCCACGACGTCAGTCGATGAAATCGCCGCCTCAGTCGTCGAAGTCCGCAAGAAATGTATTGGCTACCGCCGCGATAGGGTCCTACCATCCCTTAGAACGCTGCGTCGCGGTAAGGCGAGTCTGCTTTCACTGACCCTCGTCTTCGCAACCGCGAAAGAATGGCGTGTGGGAAGGAAGCGATTGTGCAGCGCACCAGTACCGAGGGGCCAGACTACTTTCATAAAGTCGTCGATTGCCAGTGGGCCTGCCCGGCCCACACGCCTGTTCCAGAGTACATCCGCCTGATCGCCGAGGGCAGGTACTCAGACGCCTACATGGTCAACTGGAAGTCGAACGTCTTCCCCGGAATTCTGGGGCGGACCTGCGACAGACCGTGCGAGCCGGCCTGCCGACGCGGGCGAGTCGAGGACGAACCGGTGGCGATCTGCCGCCTGAAGCGTGTCGCCGCCGACAACAAGGAGGACATCACGGGCCGGCTGCCTGCGCCGGTCGCGGTGTCCAATGGCAAGCGTGTGGCGCTGGTCGGCGCCGGGCCGGCCTCGCTGACCGTCGCGCGCGACCTGGCGCCCCTGGGCTACGAGCTGACCCTGTTCGACGGCGAGGCCAAGGCCGGCGGGATGATCCGCAGCCAGATTCCCCGTTTCCGGCTGCCTGAAGAAGTGATCGACGAGGAGGTCGGCTACGTCACCGGCCTGGGCATGGACGTGCGGCTGGGCGAGCGGGTCGACAGCCTCAAGGCGCTGCTGGCCGAAGGCTACGACGCGGTGTTCATCGGCTCAGGCGCGCCGCGCGGACGCGACCTCGACCTGCCGGGACGGCAGGAGGCCGCCGCCAATATCCACATCGGCATCGACTGGCTGAGCAACGTCTCGTTCGGCCATGTCGACCAGATCGGCCGCCGGGTGATCGTGCTGGGCGGCGGCAACACGGCCATGGACTGCTGCCGCACTTCGCGGCGGCTGGGCGGGCAGGACGTCAAGGTGATCGTCCGCTCGGGCTTCGAGGAGATGAAAGCCAGCCCTTGGGAGAAGGAAGACGCGCTCCACGAAGACATTCCGATCCTCAACTACCTGGTGCCCAAGGCCTTCACCCATGAGGGCGGCAAACTCACCGGCGTGACCTTCGAGAAGGTGCGCCCCGAATACGACGCCAAGGGCCGTCGCAGCCTGGTCCCCGCCGGAGAGCCCGACGAGCACTACGCGTGCGACGACGTGCTGATCGCCGTCGGCCAAGAGAACGCCTTTCCGTGGATCGAGCGCGACATCGGCCTGACCTTCGATGCGTGGGGCATGCCGACGGTCGATCCCCTCACCTTCCAATCGACTCTGGCCAACGTGTTCTTCGGCGGCGACGCCGCCTTCGGGCCCAAGAACATCATCTGGGCGGTCGCCCACGGCCATGACGCGGCGATCTCCATCGACAAGTTGTGCAAGGCCGAGGATCTGAACGACCGTCCGCCTCCAGGCACGTCGATGACGAGCCAGAAGATGGGCATCCACGAGTGGAGCTATGACAACGATCCGGCCAACGACGCCCGCTATCGCGTGCCGCTGCTCGACAAGGGCGAGGCGCTGAAGGACGTCCGGCTGGAGGTCGAGTTGGGCTTTGACCGGGCGACGGCCTATCGCGAGACCCAGCGCTGCCTGAATTGCGACGTGCAGACGGTCTTCGCCGAGTCGGCCTGCATCGAATGCGACGCCTGCGTCGACATCTGCCCGACCGACTGCATCACCTTCACCGAGAACGGCGACGAGGCCGACCTGCGCGGCCGGCTGAAGGCCCCGTCGCTGAACCTGGAGCAGGCGCTGTTCGTCTCTGGCGACCTGCCGACCGGACGGGTGATGGTCAAGGACGAGGACGTCTGCCTGCACTGTGGGCTCTGCGCCGAACGCTGTCCTACCGGCGCGTGGGACATGCAGAAGTTCCTGTTGGAAATGACCCATGCGGGGGGATCATGCCGCTAGAGGCGCTCAACGATTTCGTCGTCAAGTTCGCGAACGTCAACGGTTCCGGGTCGGCCAGCGCCAACAGCATGTTCGCCAAGGCGATCCTGCGCATGGGCGTGCCGGTGGCGGCGCGCAACATCTTCCCCTCCAATATTCAGGGCCTGCCGACTTGGTTTGAAGTGCGTGTGACCGAGGCGGGCCATCTGGGTCGCCGCGGCGGCGTCGACCTGATGGTGGCGATGAACCCGCAGACCTGGGACCGCGACGTCGCCGAGATCGAGCCGGGCGGCTACCTGTTCTACGACTCCACCAAGCCGTTGCCGCCATCCAAGTTCCGCGACGACGTCACGGTGGTCGGCGTGCCGCTGACCGCGATGTGCAATGCGGCCTACCAGATCCCGCGCGAGCGCCAGCTATTCAAGAACATCATCTATGTCGGGGCCCTGGCCGCCTTGCTCGACATCGAGATGGGCGTCATCGAGCAACTGCTGGGCGAGCAGTTCGCCGGCAAGGACCGGCTCATCGCCGCCAATGTCGCCGCGCTCCACATGGGTCGCGACTACGTGGCCCAAAACCTCTCGCCCCTGCGCCTCCGGGTGCGGCGCGCCGATCGCGTCGGCGATCGCATCTTCGTCGAGGGCAACGCCGCCGCGGCGCTGGGCGCAGTCTATGGCGGGGCGACCGTCTGCGCGTGGTATCCGATCACCCCCTCGACCTCGCTGGCCGAGGCCTTCACCAGCTATTGCGAGGACCTGCGCACCGACCCCGAAACCGGCAAGGCGCGCTATGCCATCGTCCAGGCCGAGGACGAAATCGCCTCGATCGGGGTGGTCGTCGGGGCCGGCTGGAACGGCGCCCGGGCGTTCACGGCCACCTCGGGACCGGGCGTGTCCCTGATGACCGAGTTCATCGGCCTCTCCTACTTCGCCGAAATCCCGGCGGTGATCTTCGACGTCCAGCGCGGGGGTCCGTCCACCGGCATGCCGACCCGCACCCAGCAGGCCGACCTGCTCGCCGCCGCCTATGCCGGCCATGGCGACACCAAGCACCCGCTGCTGCTGCCGGCCGACCCCGGTGAGTGCTTCGAGATGGGCGCCCAGGCCTTCGACCTGGCCGACCGCCTGCAGACTACGGTCTTCGTCATGCTCGACCTCGACATCGGCATGAACGAATGGCTGACCCAGCCCTTCGAGTGGGACGACGCTCGCGCGCTCGATCGCGGCAAGGTCATGACCTACGACGATCTGGAGGCTGGCCGCGACTTCGGTCGCTACCTCGAGGTCGACGGCGATGGCATCCCGTATCGCACCTATCCCGGCACGCACCCGACCAAGGGCGGCTACTTCACCCGCGGGACATCGCGCAATCCCTACGCCCGCTACAGTGAGGAAGGGGCGGTCTACGTCGGCAATATGGAGCGTCTGCTTCGGAAGTTCGACACCGCGCGGCGGCTGGTGCCAGGGCCGATCGCCCGGAACGCGACGCGCGCCACCCGGGACGGCGTGATCTATTTCGGCTCGAGCACGCCGGCCGTGCACGAGGCCCTGGGCAGCCTTGAGCACGCGGGACTGCATCTCGACGCCCTGCGGGTCCGCGGCTTTCCGTTCGCCGACGAGATCTTCGACTTCATCGCCGCCCACGACCGGGTCTTCGTCATTGAGCAGAACCGCGACGCTCAGTTGCGGACGCTGCTGATCAACGAGGGCGAAATCGATCCGTCGCGGCTGACCGCCGTGCTGCACTACGACGGCACCCCGATCACCGCGCGCTTCATCACCGATGCGGTCACCAGGCTGATGAGCGAGCGCAGGCCCATGCCGGAGGCGGCCGAATGACCTACATCACCAAGCCGCAACTGCATCACCCGCAGCTCAAGCCCAATGCGCTCGGCTACACCCGGCGCGACTACGAAGGCGCGGTCTCGACCCTGTGCGCCGGCTGCGGCCACGATTCGATTTCGTCGGCGATCATTCAGGCCTGCTACGAGCTGGACCTGCCGCCGCATCGGGTCGCCAAGCTTTCGGGCATCGGCTGCTCGTCGAAGACGCCCGACTATTTCCTTGGGAACTCGCACGGTTTCAACACCGTCCACGGGCGCATGCCGTCGGTGCTGACGGGCGCCAACCTCGCCAACCGCGACCTGATCTATCTGGGCGTTTCAGGCGACGGCGACAGCGCGTCCATCGGGCTGGGTCAGTTCGCCCACTCGATCCGCCGCGGCGTGAACATGCTCTACATCGTCGAGAACAACGGTGTGTACGGCCTGACCAAGGGCCAGTTCTCGGCGACCTCGGACAAGGGCTCGAAGTCGAAGAAGGGCGTGATCAACCACGACGCCGGCATCGACCTGGTCAGCCTAGCGCTGCAAATGGGCGCGACATTCGTGGCGCGGTCCTTCTCCGGCGACAAGAACCAACTCGTGCCGCTGATCAAGGCCGCGCTGAGCCACAAGGGCGCGGCGTTCATCGACTGCATCAGCCCGTGCGTGCAGTTCAACAACCACGCCGGCTCCACCAAGTCCTACGACTATGTGCGCGAGCACAACGAAGCGGTGAACCGCATGGACCTCGTGCCGGCGCGCACCCCCATCACCATCGACTATGCCCCGGGGGAGACCGTCCCGGTCGCTCAGCACGACGGCTCGATCCTGCACCTTCACAAGCTGGCCGAGCATTACGACCCGTCCGATCGGGTCGGGGCGCTCGCCTACCTGCAAGCGCGCCAGGCGCTGGGGGAGATTGTCACCGGGCTGCTATTTCTCGATCCTGAGGCGCGCGACCTGCATGAGAACCTGGGCACCGTCGACGTTCCGCTGAATTCGCTGGGCGAGCGCGAACTGTCCCCAGGCGCGGCCGCCCTGGCCCGGATCAACGCCTCGCTTCGATAGTCGGCCACGCCACAACTCCC
This region includes:
- the ndk gene encoding nucleoside-diphosphate kinase, producing MTERTFSIIKPDATKRNLTGQINAVIEGAGLRIVAQRRIQMTEAQAKKFYEVHAERPFYGELVETMTSAPVVVQVLEGEGAVAKYREVMGATNPEQAADGTIRKLFALNVGENSVHGSDSLDNAKIEIAQFFTDDQIVG
- the purM gene encoding phosphoribosylformylglycinamidine cyclo-ligase gives rise to the protein MTDRPNGLTYAQAGVDIDAGNALIERIKPLAKATRRPGADAALGGFGALFDLKAAGYEDPLLVTTTDGVGTKLKIAIDTDQHDTVGIDLVAMCVNDLLAQGAEPLMFLDYFATGKLDVDAAARVVAGIAEGCTQAGAALVGGETAEMPGMYSEGDYDLAGFCVGAVDRGGVLPKLDAQQPGDILIGLGSSGPHSNGYSLVRRIVERSGLAWDAPAPFEEGKTLAQALMAPTKIYIKSVLPQIKKGRIKGCAHITGGGLIENPPRAIAEGLVPKFDWNAWTMPPVFQWLSEVGGVAEHEMRRTFNCGVGLILIVAPHDLPDVLDGLLHAGEDAFVCGELAAA
- a CDS encoding enoyl-CoA hydratase-related protein; amino-acid sequence: MSSTIEVSEPSPGVKVVTLSRPDAANALNTAMGEELLALWTALAKDASVRVAVLTGAGRFFCAGADLKERDGMSDQAWSDQHVMFEAMIRAQLSCPFPIIAAVNGAAMGGGCEMALACDFAWASQTARLGLPEVGLGIIPGLGGTQYIVRAAGERRAAELLMSGLPIDAAQALDFGLVNHVVPPDELMPQVLERARVIAGKAPLSVKALKKVVRGGAALPLDKAMALELVEYNRLFKTKDRREGVAAFNQKRTAVFKGE
- a CDS encoding CoA transferase, whose translation is MYDLLKGLRVVEGSAFVAGPTCGLYLAQLGAEVIRFDNIGGGPDFRRWPLSEGGESLYWEGLNKAKKSIAIDLSRPEGRELAARLAAAPGEEGGVFVTNFPVEGFLSYEKLSAVRPDLICARVMGWADGGPAVDYTVNSAVGVPMLNGFPEEPRPVNNVLPAWDLLTGAYAAFALVSALHARQRDGKGREIRIPLSDIAGTTMANLGYLAESLGGQDRQRMGNDLFGAFGRDFLLKGGQRIMLVAITPRQWKGLTQVLEIEGPVAALEAELGVSFAADEGLRFDHRARLFPLFEAAFARKSLAELKPAFDKEGVCWGPYQPMSAAAEDPRLIKGNPIFAEATHPSGRTYPTAGFAGTIPQEERRPAGGAARLGQHTDEVLAEVLGMSGGEIARLHDAGVVAGPEGR
- a CDS encoding acyl-CoA dehydrogenase family protein is translated as MSGTENFPEIREAVRKLCAQFPGEYWRERDRERAYPKEFVAALTEAGFLSVLIPETYGGSGLGLAAATAVLEEVHRSGCNGGACHAQMYTMGTILKHGSEAQKQAYLPKIASGELRLQAFGVTEPTAGTDTTRISTFARREGDHYVVSGQKLWISRAEHSDLMVLLCRTTAREDAAKPSDGMSVLLVDLREAVGNGLTIRPVRTMLNHATTELFFDGLRVPAANLVGEEGKGFRYILDGMNAERILIASECIGDGRFFVDRASRYATEREVFGRPIGQNQGVQFPIARAHVQVTAAALMVDKAAAMFDAGQPCGTEANMAKMLASEASWFAADTAIQTHGGFGFAEDYDIERKFRETRLYQVAPISTNLILSHVGTHVLGMPKSF